Proteins from a single region of Thermodesulfobacteriota bacterium:
- the rlmB gene encoding 23S rRNA (guanosine(2251)-2'-O)-methyltransferase RlmB, translating into MIIYGKNPVREFLLQSSSKIIEVLISSEIKRADTDDLIRLAEERGIKITYLSRESLSKTARTTSHQGVAARVSDYDYVGVSQILGKAKESGEKLLVVILDHLEDPQNFGAIIRSVYVLGGHGIIIPKDRSVSVTPAVVKTSAGTASAVSISMVTNIVRVLTELKKSGVWIVGADPSAKTSIRDQDLVGLDIALVIGSEGKGLKRLVREECDFLVSIPTIGALSLNASVAAGIMIYEIQRQRKRA; encoded by the coding sequence TTGATCATATACGGTAAGAATCCGGTAAGGGAGTTCCTTCTACAATCCTCGTCCAAGATTATAGAAGTGCTTATATCATCCGAGATTAAAAGGGCTGATACTGATGATCTTATAAGGCTTGCCGAGGAGCGAGGTATAAAGATCACATACCTTTCACGCGAATCACTTTCAAAAACTGCGAGGACAACCTCCCATCAGGGTGTTGCGGCAAGGGTTTCAGACTATGATTATGTGGGAGTTTCCCAGATATTGGGCAAAGCAAAAGAAAGTGGGGAGAAACTCCTGGTTGTTATACTGGATCATTTAGAGGATCCCCAAAATTTTGGAGCCATAATAAGGAGTGTATATGTTCTTGGTGGGCATGGGATAATTATCCCAAAGGATAGATCTGTTTCTGTGACTCCAGCGGTTGTTAAGACCTCAGCTGGAACGGCGAGTGCTGTATCAATTTCAATGGTTACAAATATTGTCAGGGTCTTAACCGAGTTGAAGAAAAGTGGCGTCTGGATTGTGGGAGCCGACCCTTCAGCAAAAACATCAATCAGGGATCAGGACCTTGTGGGATTGGATATAGCATTGGTTATAGGCAGTGAGGGAAAAGGATTAAAGAGATTGGTCCGGGAGGAGTGCGATTTTCTTGTTTCAATCCCTACAATTGGAGCGT